A window of Thermococcus aggregans contains these coding sequences:
- a CDS encoding ABC transporter ATP-binding protein, with protein MEKVLEVKHLKKYFPVKGLFFTKGYVKAVDDISFEIYKGETFGLVGESGCGKTTTGRTILRLIEPTSGEVLFKGKNVMELKGDELKQFRREAQIMFQDPYSSLNPRQTVFEIIMEPVRFHGIHVDDPEEFVIKLLESVGLNEMHLYRYPHEFSGGQRQRIALARLLALRPEFIVLDEPTSALDVSVQANILNTLKDLQQEFGFTYLFISHDLGVVKYMSHRMGVMYLGKLVEIGPADKIFENPLHPYSQFLLSAIPVPDPELAKELKAKRKKITGEPPSPINPPSGCRFHPRCPYAKEICSKEEPPLAEVEQDHYVACWLYSKA; from the coding sequence ATGGAGAAAGTACTTGAAGTTAAACATCTGAAGAAATACTTCCCAGTTAAAGGATTATTTTTCACCAAAGGGTATGTCAAGGCAGTTGACGACATAAGCTTTGAAATTTACAAAGGGGAAACCTTCGGTCTGGTAGGAGAAAGCGGATGTGGAAAGACCACAACTGGAAGAACCATTCTTCGCCTTATAGAACCAACAAGCGGTGAAGTACTCTTCAAGGGAAAAAACGTAATGGAGCTCAAGGGAGACGAACTCAAGCAATTCCGCAGAGAGGCTCAAATAATGTTTCAAGACCCTTACTCTTCCCTGAACCCGAGACAAACTGTATTCGAAATCATAATGGAGCCTGTAAGATTCCATGGAATTCATGTGGACGACCCGGAAGAGTTTGTAATAAAGTTGCTTGAAAGCGTCGGACTAAATGAGATGCACCTTTACCGCTATCCGCATGAGTTTAGCGGCGGTCAAAGGCAAAGAATTGCATTGGCAAGATTGTTAGCTCTAAGGCCGGAGTTTATCGTGCTGGATGAGCCAACTTCAGCACTTGATGTATCAGTGCAGGCGAACATATTAAACACCCTAAAAGACCTCCAGCAAGAATTCGGCTTCACGTACCTCTTTATCTCCCACGATCTTGGAGTAGTTAAGTATATGAGCCACAGAATGGGAGTGATGTATCTTGGAAAGCTCGTTGAAATTGGCCCGGCTGACAAAATATTCGAGAATCCCTTACATCCATACAGCCAGTTTTTGCTTTCTGCAATTCCAGTCCCCGATCCTGAGCTGGCTAAGGAGCTAAAAGCAAAGAGGAAAAAGATTACTGGTGAACCTCCAAGCCCAATAAATCCACCCTCAGGATGCAGATTCCACCCAAGATGCCCATATGCAAAAGAGATTTGTAGCAAAGAAGAACCACCATTAGCGGAAGTAGAACAGGATCACTATGTAGCCTGCTGGCTGTATTCCAAAGCATAG
- a CDS encoding ABC transporter ATP-binding protein, whose translation MPEPILQVRNLSVHFYTYAGVVKAIENVSFDVYKGETFALVGETGCGKSVTSRALTQLIESPGRIVNGEVIYYSDKGPIDLLKLSEEEIREIRGSEIAYIFQDPHASLDPLYTVGYQIAEGMEVHERVKNIKEGIKKAVDILKSVLIPDPEKRVHNYPHELSGGMKQRVVIGIGIANNPRILIADEPTTALDVTVQAQILDLINSLKEKYRATVILITHNLGVVAETADRVAVMYAGKIVEIGSVEQIFKNPLHPYTKGLLKAVPNPMTKIERLEAIPGTVPNLITPPGGCRFHPRCSYAKEVCKKKVPELVEIEDGHFVACHLY comes from the coding sequence ATGCCTGAACCAATACTACAAGTTAGGAACTTGAGTGTTCACTTTTACACCTATGCAGGAGTAGTAAAAGCAATTGAGAATGTGTCCTTCGATGTCTATAAAGGGGAGACCTTCGCCCTAGTAGGAGAAACAGGTTGCGGAAAGAGCGTAACATCGAGAGCCCTAACTCAGCTTATAGAAAGTCCAGGAAGAATAGTAAATGGAGAAGTTATTTACTACTCTGACAAAGGCCCTATTGATCTTCTAAAGCTCAGTGAAGAAGAGATTAGAGAAATAAGAGGAAGTGAGATAGCCTATATTTTCCAAGATCCACATGCTTCCCTTGATCCACTATATACTGTCGGCTATCAAATAGCAGAGGGTATGGAAGTTCATGAAAGGGTTAAAAACATAAAAGAGGGCATTAAAAAAGCCGTTGATATACTAAAATCCGTTCTAATCCCAGATCCAGAAAAAAGAGTTCACAACTATCCACACGAATTAAGCGGTGGAATGAAGCAAAGGGTTGTCATTGGTATTGGAATTGCAAACAACCCAAGGATTCTCATTGCCGATGAACCCACAACAGCCTTGGACGTTACGGTTCAAGCTCAGATATTGGACTTGATAAACAGTCTGAAAGAAAAGTATCGTGCAACAGTTATACTGATTACCCACAACCTAGGTGTGGTTGCTGAAACCGCCGATAGAGTAGCGGTGATGTACGCAGGAAAGATAGTCGAAATAGGGAGTGTAGAACAGATTTTCAAGAACCCACTTCACCCATACACTAAGGGACTATTGAAAGCCGTTCCAAACCCGATGACAAAAATTGAACGCCTAGAAGCAATTCCCGGTACAGTGCCCAACTTGATAACTCCTCCCGGAGGCTGTAGGTTCCACCCAAGATGCTCCTATGCAAAGGAAGTCTGCAAGAAAAAAGTTCCCGAATTAGTTGAAATAGAAGATGGACACTTTGTTGCATGTCATCTTTACTGA
- a CDS encoding ABC transporter permease, translating to MQEEYKKNIFDKIADKVVYGIASFITLFKKDWKVKNKSKMEEWRLMLYALNRSPPALIGMFLVVVYIFLGIFGPRLATWRYNFFPSLYTSNYSQVVLAPPGSKAYLEFANTTITYPLGADHFGRDLLSLILSGARTSFVVSIIVMVLGVPLGIILGLLAGYKGGKIDELLMRITDMFLSFPPLILAIALSAVLPERIQEFIESYALLQKFALWIFALDTREAGNLGKLLSVILAITIVWWPVYARITRGSTLTEKEKLYIEAARAIGLSSWTIMFKHILPNIIGPILVYITLDFGSVILMEAGLSFLGLGATPPIADWGRIVYDGAQYFPQAWWLVFYPGLVVMLVVLGWNLLGDGLRDVLDPKMRRSIEFKVKKSKKEGEENA from the coding sequence ATGCAAGAAGAATATAAAAAGAACATATTTGATAAAATTGCTGACAAGGTAGTCTATGGTATCGCTTCATTCATAACTCTATTCAAAAAAGACTGGAAAGTTAAGAACAAATCCAAAATGGAAGAATGGAGATTAATGCTTTACGCACTAAATAGATCCCCTCCAGCTTTAATTGGTATGTTCTTGGTTGTAGTTTATATTTTCCTCGGAATTTTTGGACCAAGACTTGCTACTTGGAGGTACAACTTTTTCCCATCCCTCTATACATCAAACTATAGTCAAGTAGTTCTAGCACCTCCCGGGAGTAAAGCATACCTAGAGTTTGCAAATACCACAATAACATACCCTCTCGGTGCTGATCACTTTGGAAGAGACTTGCTAAGCTTAATCTTAAGTGGTGCTAGAACATCCTTTGTTGTTTCAATAATAGTTATGGTTCTAGGTGTACCTCTTGGAATAATTCTAGGTTTACTTGCAGGATACAAGGGTGGGAAAATCGATGAATTACTAATGCGTATAACTGATATGTTCTTATCATTTCCCCCACTCATATTAGCCATCGCCCTATCCGCTGTGCTCCCCGAAAGGATACAAGAATTTATAGAAAGTTATGCACTCCTTCAGAAGTTTGCCCTCTGGATATTTGCCCTAGACACAAGAGAGGCTGGAAATTTAGGAAAGCTACTTTCTGTTATACTTGCAATAACAATAGTATGGTGGCCTGTCTATGCAAGAATCACAAGGGGTTCAACACTTACCGAGAAAGAAAAGCTGTATATCGAAGCTGCAAGGGCTATTGGCCTAAGTTCGTGGACAATAATGTTTAAGCACATCCTACCGAACATTATTGGGCCGATTCTGGTATACATAACACTCGATTTCGGTAGCGTAATTTTAATGGAGGCTGGACTAAGCTTCTTAGGATTGGGTGCAACACCACCGATTGCAGACTGGGGTAGAATAGTGTACGATGGAGCTCAATACTTCCCACAGGCTTGGTGGTTAGTGTTCTATCCAGGTTTGGTAGTCATGCTTGTAGTGTTAGGATGGAATCTGCTTGGAGATGGCCTTAGAGATGTCTTGGATCCAAAGATGAGAAGAAGCATAGAGTTCAAAGTTAAAAAGAGCAAGAAGGAGGGAGAAGAAAATGCCTGA